A stretch of DNA from Pyramidobacter porci:
GTCTCGCAGCTTTTTGGCGCTGGGAAAAGACGGGAACTCCTCGACGCCGTCCATACGGTCGTCGCCTTCGGCCTTGCCGGCGGGGCGGTCCTTTCTGTCCTTGGCGTGGCGACGGCGCCCGTCTGCCTGCGGTGGCTGGACGTTCCCGAGGATATCTTTCCTTCGGCGCTGTCGTATGTGCGCATTTACTATGCGGGGTTCGTTTTTTCCATGCTCTACAATATCGGAGCCGGGGTCCTGCGGGCGGTCGGAAACTCCCAAACGCCTTTTTGCGTGCTCGTCGTTTCCGGCGGCGTCAACGTCGTTCTGGATCTGCTCTTCGTTGGGCTGTTTCGTTGGGGCGTCTCGGGCGCCGCGCTGGCGACCGCCGCGGCGCAGATGCTCAGCGCGCTGCTGGCGCTGAACGCTCTGAACGAAAAAAACGGCGTCGAGGGCTTTTCCGTCCGGCGGGCGCGTTTTCACCGTCCGGCGCTGAGAGCCATCGTTTGTCTGGGACTTCCCGTAGGACTGCAGTCGTCGCTTTATCCCGTCGCCAACATGATGATTCAAGGCGCCGTCAATAGGACCGGAACGAACAACATCGCCGCCTGGGCGCTGTGCGGGAAGCTGGATTTTATGATCTGGCTGGCGGCGGACTCTCTGGCGGCGGCGATATCGACTTTCGTCGCCCAAAATTACGGCGCAGGGCAGTTCGCGAGGTCCCGACGCGGCGTCCTCGTCGGGACGGGAATGACGGCCAGCCTCGTCGCTGCGCTGGGCGCGGCGCTGTATCTCTGGAACGAGCCGCTGGGCAGGCTGTTCGTCAATCCGTCCGATCACGACGTGATCCCGATCATGGCGCAGCTGATGCGATTTTTGTCGCCGCTTTACTTTGTTTATGTGTTCGGCGAAGCGTTTTCAGCGGCCATCCGCGGCGCGGGGGAGACGTTGCGACCGATGCTGCTCACTCTCATCGCTACCTGCACTTCGCGCGTGCTCTGGATCCTGTTCGTGGTTCCTCGAAGCCGCGGGCTGATCACGATCGTCGCGAGTTATCCCGTGTCGTGGGCGCTGACGGCCGTTTCATTCGCGGTCTATTATCGGATTTTCGCGGGAAAACGTTTGATGAATCCTGCGGAAGAAGCGACAGGATCATATTGACGATCTTTCACAGGACAAGCGCTGTGGTGAAGCGACAAAGACAAAAAGGAGCGGGGCCTGAGCCCCGCTCCTTTTTGTCTTTAAAACTCTTCACTTGACGATCTCGACGCCGCGGAAGAAGTCCCAGTTGCGGGGCGAGATGTACATGCCCTTGACGCGCTCGCTGACCATGTAGGGGGTGGAGTAATAGTTGATGGGCAGCACGGGCAGATCCTGCATGAGGATGTCCTCGGCCTTGAGCAGATAGCCGATGCGCTTGGCGTGGTCCATTTCGCTGCGGGCCGCCACGACGAGCTTGTCGTATTCGGGGTTGTTGTAGCCGGTGACGTTCTCGGGCGAGTCGGAAACGAGGATGTCCATCAGACTGGCGGGATCGAAAAAGTCGACGAGGTAGGCGTGGCGCGCGATCTGGTAGTTCTTCTGGAAGCGGGTGTTGATGAAGACTTTCCACTCCTCGTTGTACAGTTCGACTTCGATGCCGAGGTTCCTCTTCCACATGGCCTGAAGGGCTTCGGCGATGTTTTTGTTGCCTTCGTTGGTGTTGTACTTGTACGTCACCTTGGGGAAACCCTTGCCGTCGGGATAGCCGGCCTCGGCCAGCAGCTTGCGCGCCTCTTCGGGCTGAGCGCGGTTGCTGAAGTAGGATTTGCCGGCGGAGCGGAAGTCCTTGCCGTCTTCCGGTCCGGGCAGGCCGTAGGGGATGTAGGCGTTGGCCGGAGCCTGACCGGCCATGGTCACCTTGTCGACGATGCCCTGACGGTCGACGGCCAGCGCAAAGGCGCGGCGCACGAGCGGATTGTCGAACGGCGGCTGCGTGACGTTGAAGACGCTGAAGCTGACTCCGAGCGTGTTGACGGTCTTGGCCTGGGCGCTCTTGAGCAGAACGGGGATCTGCATGGAAGGCAGACGCTTGGTGAAGTCGATCTTGCCGCCCTTGAAGGCCGCGAGCGCGGTGTTGGGGTCGGTGATCATGACGACGCGGACCTTGTCGATCTTGACGTTCTCGGCATCCCAGTAGTGGGGATTTTTGACGAGCGTCATCTCGGCGTTGTGCTTCCACTCGGTAAGGTAGAAGGGGCCGTTGCAGAGGATCGTGTCGGGCGAGGTCGTCCAGTCGCGGGGATGGGCTTCGACGACTTCGGGCTTGGCGGGGAAGAAGATGTGATAGGACAGGTGGTCGAGCATCAGCGGGTTCTGATAGGCGAGCTTCAGCTCGAGGGTGGTGTTGTCGACGGCCCTGATGCCGACGTCCTCGGCCTTGCACTTGCCGTTGTAGAAGTTTTCGGCGTTGACGATGGGGAAGCCGAGGAAGGCATAGGGCGAAGCGACGTTGGGATCGACGACGCGCAGCAGGCCGTAGCGGAAGTGTTCGGCCGTCAGCGGCGTGCCGTCGTGCCATTTGAGGCCGTCGCGGAGGTGGAACGTCCAGGTCAGGCCGTCTTCGGAAACGTCCCAGCTCTTGGCCAGCCCCGGCTCGGGTTTGTCCTCGAGGGACACGCGCACCAGACCTTCGAAGAGGTTGTAGATGACGGTGGAGCCGTCGGTGGCGTTGTTCAGCACCGGGTCGATCGTTCTCGGTTCGACGCCGAGGTTGTAGACGAAGACCTTCTCCGCCGCGCACGCGCTCGCGCACAAAGCAAGCGCCGCGGCTGCTGCCAAAATCCAACTGCGTTTTCTCATGACTGAATCCTCCTTACGTATAATGACGCGCACGAAAGGTGCACGGTGAAGCCTAGTTGTTCGCCAGCCAGCAGGCGCACTGATGTTCGCCGCCGGCGAGTTGCGGCGCTTCGACGCCGCAGCGGTCAAACGCCCGCGGGCAGCGGGTGTGGAACTTGCAGCCCGAAGGCGGATCGATCGGGCTGGGCACTTCGCCGACAAGCTGGATGCGCTTTCTCGCGTCGGACTTGTCGGGGTCGGGAACGGGAATGGCCGACAGCAGAGACTGCGTGTAAGGATGAAGCGGATTGGTGTAAAGCTCGTTGCTCCCCGCCACTTCGACGATGTTGCCGAGGTACATGACGGCGACGCGGTCGCTGATGTGCTTGACCATCGACAGATCGTGGGCGATAAACAGATACGTCAGCCCCAGATCGTGCTGTAAGTCTTCGAGCGTGTTGACGATCTGCGCCTGGATGGACACGTCCAGCGCCGAGATCGGCTCGTCGCAGATGATGCATTCCGGCTCGACGGCCAGCGCGCGGGCGATGCCGATGCGCTGGCGCTGCCCGCCGGAGAACTCGTGCGGGTAGCGGTTGGCGTGCTCACTGTTGAGCCCGACGATGGAAAGCAGGCGGCGCATGCGGTCGATGCGTTCGTCCCGCGGCACGCCGTGGATCACCATCGGCTCGATGACGATGTCGCCGACGGTCATGCGCGGATTGAGCGAGGCGTACGGATCTTGGAAGATCATCTGCAGTTCCTTGCGGTAGGGGATCATTTCCTTCTGCGAAAGGTTTGCCAGCTCGTGCCCTTTCCACCTCACGCTGCCCGAGGTGACGTCATACAGCCTGATGATCGTGCGTCCAGTGGTGGTTTTGCCGCAGCCGGACTCGCCGACCAGGCCGAGCGTTTCGCCGCGGCGGATGCTGAATGACACGCCGTCGACGGAGCGCACGACGCCCTTTGGCACGTTGAAGTGCTTGACCAGATCCGTGACTTCGAGAAGGATTTCCTGGTTGCCGGTCATCGCGCATCACCTCCGTGGGGCGCGCGCTGAAGCCAGCACGCGGCTGAATGGCCTTCCTCGACGAACTGCGTTTCGGGCGGATACTGCAGGCAGACGCGCATCGCCTTGGGACAGCGCAGCGCGTACGGACAGCCCTTGGGCGGGTTGAGCAGATCGGGCGGCTGCCCCTTGATGGGGATCAGACGTTCCTTGGTGAGGTTGTCGGGATTGGGCACCGACTTGAGCAGCCCCTGCGTGTAAGGATGCGCCGGGCGATAGAAAATGTCGCGCCGCGTCCCTTCCTCGACGACATGCCCGCTGTACATGACGGCGACGCGGTCGGCCATGCCGGCGATGACGCCGAGATCGTGCGTGATGAGGATGATGGCGGTGTTCCATTTTTTCTGCAGATCTTTCATCAGTTCGAGGATCTGCGCCTGCACGGTGACGTCGAGCGCCGTCGTCGGTTCGTCGGCGATGAGCAGGTCGGGATTGCAGGCCAGCGCCATGGCGATCATCAGGCGCTGGCGCTGCCCGCCGGAGAACTGGTGCGGATATTGGCCGATGCGCTCTTCGGCCGGCTCAATGCCGACGTCGTGAAGCAGTTCGATCACGCGCTTTTTCGCCTCGGCCTTGGTCATGTGCTTATGGCGGATGAGCGGTTCGCACAGCTGGTACGAGACGGACAGCACCGGATTGAGGCTGGTCATCGGGTCCTGAAAGATCATGGAGATCTTGTTGGCGCGGATGTCCGACATCTGTTTGTAGTTCATCGTCGTCAGTTCCTGCCCCTCGAAGTTGACCGAACCGCCGACGACTTTTCCCGAAGGACCGAGCAGATGCAGCATCGACAGCATCGTCACGGACTTGCCGCTGCCCGATTCGCCGACGATGCCCAGCACTTCGCCCTTGCTGAGCTTCAGCGAGACGCCGCCGACGGCCTTGACCTCGCCGACCGGGGTAAAGAAAGAGGTGTGCAGGTCGCTGATCGTGAGAATGTTTTCCGACATGAAAATCTTCCCCCCTCTTTGCCTACTTGCGCAGCCGCGGATCGAGCGCGTCCCTCAGACCGTCGCCGAAGAAGTTGAACGCGAGGATCGTCAGCGAGATCGCCATGGCGGGGAAGAACAGCTGGTAGGGATAGACCATCAGCGCGTTCATCGCGTCGCTGCTGAGCACGCCCCACGAAGCCATCGGCGCGCTGACGCCGAGGCCGACGAAACTCAGGAACGCTTCGGCGAAAATCGCCTGCGGGATGCAGAACGTCAGCGTGACGAGGATCGGTCCCATGGCGTTGGGAATCAGGTGCCGCAGCAGCATGCGCGCCGGCGAAGCGCCGATGACGCGCGCCGCGAGCACGAACTCCTCGTTTTTGACGCGCATGACCTCGGCGCGGACAATGCGCGCCATGTTGGTCCAGTAGTTGATGCCCAGCGTGATGAAAATGCTCTTCAGCCCCGGACCGACCACGACCATCAACAGAATGACGTAGATCATCGTCGGCACGCTGCGGATCGTGTCGACGATGCGCATCATCACGTCGTCGGTGCGTCCGCCGACGAAGCCGGAGATGCTGCCGTAGATCACGCCGATCGTCAGGTTGATCAGGCTGGCCATCAGGCCGACGGCCAGCGAGATGCGCGCGCCGTACATGACGCGCACGAACATGTCGCGGCCGAACATGTCGGTGCCGAACGGATGCGCCCACGAGGGAAACTCGTTGGAGATGAGGAAATCCTGTTCGTCGTAGGCGTAGGGCGACAGCAGCGGCCCGAAGATCGCCATCAGGAAGATGCAGACGATCAGGAACAGGCCGAACATCGCCAGCTTGTCGCGTTTGAGGCGCTGCCAGGCGTCCTGCCAGTACGTCTGGCTGGGGCGGATGAACTCCGCCTTGTTTTTCTCTTCCGCGCCGACGAACTCGAACAGCGACGCGTCGTTCAGATCGGGCAGGCGGAGCGGGCGCGCTTCCGCGGAAGTTTTTTCAGTCATCATGCGTCCCCCCTATTTGGCCAGCTTGATGCGCGGATCGATAAAGCCGAGGCAGATATCGACGAGCAGATTCATGAACACCAGCAAGGCGCTGAAGAAGATCGTCACGCCCATGATCGTCGTGTAGTCGCGGTTCTGGATGCTCGTCACGAAAAACAGCCCCAGCCCGGGAATGCCGAACACCTGCTCGACGACGAAGCTGCCCGTGAGGATGCCTGCGATCAGCGGCCCCAGATAGGTGACGACGGGGATGATCGCGTTGCGCAGCGCGTGGATGTACACGACCGTGCGCTCGCGCAGCCCTTTGGAATAGGCGGTGCGGATGTAATCCTGCTGGATCACTTCGAGCATGCTGGAGCGCGTCAGGCGCGAGATGAACGCCGCCGGATAGCCCGCCAGCGTGATTGCCGGCAGGATCGACGTCGGCAGACCTTCCCAGAAACCGACGGTGACGATCCCCCAGCGGTAGGCGAAGAAATAGACCATCAGCGTGGCGATCACGTAGTTCGGTATCGTGATCCCCAGCGTGGCCAGCACCATGGCCGTCTTGTCCTGCCATCGCCCTCGCCGCAGCGCCGAAATGATGCCCGCGGGGATGCCGACGATCAGCGAGAGCAAAATCGCCAGCGAGCCGACCAACGCGGAGGCGGGGAACGAACCGGAAATCAGCTGGTTGACCGTCATGCCCTCGTAGCGGTAAGAAGGGCCGAAATCGAAGTGGACCGCGTTCCACAGATAATGCCCGTACTGTTTCCAGAGCGGGTCGTTCATGTGGTAGCGTTCCAGAATTTTCTCCATGATCTCCGGCGGGATCACCTTTTCGTCGGTGAACGGCCCCCCCGGAATGGCCCGCATCAGAAAAAACGTCAGCGTGATGATCACGAACAGCGTCAGCAAACTCGTGGATATTCTTTGCAGCACGTACTTCAGCATACGACAAGCCCCCCTGTATGTTCTCGAAAAAATCGCCTGGCGCGATTTCTTAATAACCACACGTTTTATCAGAATTTATATAAGAAAACAATCTAAAAGATAAATTTATCTTAGCATGAAGTTCGAGGCTTGGAAAGTTCATTCTGCATGGTCAATAAAGAAAATAATCGCTGAATGTCGGACATATTGCCGGGATTTGTCGTTTGATCCGGCGGAAAACCTAGCAAAATCATCGGGCGAAGCGGTTCATCACAAGACGAAGAAAATATCGCCGACGAAAAAAGAGGGACGGAAAACGCGCCGCTCGCGTTTCCCGCCCCTCTTTGTGCTATTGTTCGCTCAGTTCCCTTTCATTGGCCACGAATTTCAGTTTTTCGCGGCGGTCTCGTTTTTGCGGTAGCGGTCCATGACGGCCAGCAGGCGCTTCATGGCGGCGACGGCCTTGTCGTGGTCCTGCGAGAAGTTGATGCGGAACTGGTGCAGGAACTGGGGGCCGAACTCGGTGCCGGGGGTGACGATCACGTCCGCCAGCTCGCGCACGACGCGGATGAAGGCGTGCAGGCTGACGTCGAGTTCGGGAATGGTCACGAAGAGATAGCTGCCGCCGTCGGTCGCCCGGGCGGAAACGCCCTTCGCCGCGGCAAGAACCTTCATGATGTCGTCGCGGATGCGCCGGTGTTCGGCGACGCGGGCGTCCATCCAGCCGGCCGGCTCGTTGAACCACGTGGAGAACACGGCCTGGTTGTAGCCGGGGCAGCGCAGGGCCATGATGGCCTGAAGCTTTTCCATGCGCTCGATCACGTCGGCGCTGCCGAACGCCGCGCCAAGGCGAAAGCCGCTGAGCGACTCGGTTTTGGAGGGGCCGATGATGGTGATCAGGTTGCCGGGAACTTCTTTTTGAGCGGCCAGATGGGTGTACTTCACGCCCGGGTAGACCTGGCGGCTGTAAAGCTCGTCGACGATCAGCGCGGCGCCGTATTTTTTCGCCAGCGCGGCGATGGCGCAGATTTCCTCGCAGGAATAGACGCAGCCCACGGGATTGTTGGGGTTGGAGAAAAGGAACAGTTTCGCGCCGTCCTGAAACGCTTTTTCCAGCGCGGCGAGGTCGAGGCCGGCCTTGCCGGAAACGTCCGCGTAATCCATCTGAACGGGGATCAGCTCGCCGCCGAAGAACTCGACCATCTTGCGGTTGGCGAAGTAGTCGGGCTCGACGATGGCGACTTTGTCGCCGGGCATTACGTTCGCGCCCATGGCGAGGAACAGGGCGCCCTGCGTGCCGGGCGTGAGGATCAGATTCTGCGCCGGATCGATCTTCGCGCCGTTGAAGGCCGAAAGCTTTTCCGCCACGTGTTCGAGCACGGTCCTGCGGCCGCGGTACGGCGTGTAAGCCTGAGCGCCGCCCTCGAAGAAGCCGTGGGAAAACGCTTCGAAACTGCCGGGCGTAGGCAGGTGGGCGTCGACGTCGCCGTGAGAGAAGTCGACGCGCGGGCCTGCCAGCTTTTCGCCGCGCAGGTCGAGCTGTTCTGACTTCTGCAGGCTTTCCTGGCCGGGCGCGTTGTCGATGCCGAGCATGGCAAACTTTTCAACGATATTCATGATAAATGCCGCCTTTCATCATAATGGTGCAGGATGGTGAAACAATTTGAGTTTATTCTAAATCAGCGCGGCGGAAAAAATCCAATAACCAGTCGCGCATGGGAGTGTGTTCGGAATGGAATGGCCTGATGTTTAGCGGACTTCCGGGCAGCTTTTGAGATAGGCGACAAAACTCTTCTGCCGTTCGTTGGCGAGGGTCCGTTCGTTGAAGACTACCCGAATCTGCCGCTGCGTGTCGGAATGGTCGAGGCGGTACAGGCAGAGATCCGGCGAAAAGCCGGCGTAGCAGGGGATGGAGGCGCGGATGAAGGCCACGCCAAGCCCCGCTTCGGCCAGACGGTAGGCCGTGAGCAGCTGGTCCAGCTCCATCACGATCTGCGGCTCGAAGCCGGCGTCGTGACAGATTTTCAGCCCGCGGGCGCGGATGTCGTTGCCGGGCTTGAGGAACAGGAAGCGCTCGCCGGCGAAGACTCCGATCGACACGCAGGGAGCGTCCTCGTTGACCAGGCCGCCGTGGAAGTCGCTCTCGTCAAGAGCGAAATCCCGCAGGCGGGCGTTGATCGGATTGGCGCGCGGCGCCGCGAGGACGATCGATTCGCTTTTGAGGGCAAAGGATTGCAGATCGGCCGGCATGTTTTCTTCGACCGTCAAGCCGAGGTCGAGCACGCCGGCGCGAAGCAGCTCGCGCAATTCGGCGTCGTTGGTCTCGATGAGCTTGGCGGAGAAGTCGGGGTGCTCCATCTGAAACGACGCCACGAGCGGGGGCAGCACGTAAGTGCAGAAGAACGACGGCGCGCCAATGACGAGATCGGCCTTCTTTTGACGGCGCAGGCTTTCGCAGTATTTCTCGAGCTCGTGTCGCACCTGCTCGAGGCGGCGGAAGTACTCGATGAAGCGCTGTCCTTCGGGAGTGATGCGGAGCGGCGAAGAGCCGCGGTCGAAGATGGCGGCGCCGAGATTTTTTTCCACCTTGCGCACGATTTTGCTGAGCGCCGGCTGGGAGATATAGTTTTTCTCCGCGGCGCGCGTGAAGCTCAATTCCTCGCCGACGGCGAGGATCATGGCGATTTCCCGAAACTCGACCGGTTCCATTCTCCGAGGCTCCTTCCCGTTTCATGATCAGATTCAGTTTATCATGAAACGTCCGGCGCGGACGAAAAAGATTTCCGCGCGCCGCCGGCGCGAATTTACTTTCCAGTGAAACGGAGTACAATACAGAGACAGCGGCGTCATCCCGTCGGGACGGCGCCGCTGTCTGCAAAAGCGCGGGCGGAAAACGTCGGCCGTCCGCGAAGAACGTCGTAAAGAGAACCCTGCGAGGACATCATGAAAAAATCCCTTGAACTGCTGGCGCCCGCCGGAACGTGGGAGGCCCTCGAAGCGGCGGTGAACGCCGGGGCCGACGCCGTGTATCTGGGCGGCAAGGCTTTCGGCGCGCGCGCTTACGCCGGTAATTTCGACCGCGACGAGCTGAGCCGTGCCGTGCGTTTTGCGCATTTGCACGGCGTGCGCCTGTTCGTGGCGGTGAACACGCTCGCGGACGATCGGGAGATGCGCGAGCTGGCGGATTACCTGGCTTTTCTGAGCAACGCCGGCGTGGACGCCATCATCGTGCAGGACCTCGGCGTTTTGCGTCTGGCCCGTCTCGTCGCGCCGGAACTGCCGCGGCACGCCAGCACGCAGATGACGATCACCAATGCGGCCGGCGTCCGCTTCGCCGCGGACTGCGGCATGGTTCGCGCCGTGCCGGCCCGCGAGCTTTCGATCGCCGATCTCCGGGCCGCCGCGGCCGAAGACATCGAGATCGAAGCGTTCATCCACGGCGCGCTGTGCGTCTGTTATTCCGGCCAGTGCCTGATGAGCAGTCTGATCGGCGGACGCAGCGGCAACCGCGGCCGCTGCGCTCAGCCCTGCCGCATGCCGTATACGCTGATAGGCGACAGCGGAGAAAATCTCCTGCGCGGTTCCGCCGGCGCGTATCTGCTCAGCCCCCGCGACCTGAACACGCTCGACGTGCTGCCGCAGATGATCGAAGCCGGCGTCTGTTCCTTCAAGATCGAAGGTCGCATGAAACGGCCCGAGTACGTGGCCGCGGTTGTCGACGCGTACCGCCGCGCCATCGACAGTTATCTGACGGGGGACTACCGCGTGCCGGAACGCGACCGCGCCAACGTCGAACAGATCTTCAACCGCGGCTTTACGACGGCGTACCTGACGGGACGCCCGGGACGGAAGATGATCAGCGATTCCCGCCCCGACAACCGCGGCGTGATCGTCGGCCGCGTCGAATCCTTGGGGCGCGACCGCGCCACAATCAGGCTGGAGAAGGAACTGCGCCGCGGCGACGGGCTCGAGTTCGCGGGCACAGGCGAAAGCGGCGCCGGTACGACCGTGGCTTCTCTGACCGTCGGTGGGTGCACGGTCGAGCGCGCTCCGGCCGGTTCTCTGGCCGAGATCGACGTGCCGCCCGGCGTGCGCCGGGACGCGCCCGTGTTCCGCACGCTGGACAAAAAACTGATCGAGTACGCCGCGACATTCTACGGCGAAAAGAACAAACGGCGCGTGCCCGTGAACGCCAGAGTTTCGGTGGCCGTCGGGCGTCCGCTGGAAGTCGAATTCAGCGACGGCGAAGGGCACACGGGAACGGGGCGCACAAGCTTCCTCGCCGAAGCGGCCCGCACGCGCCCTCTGGACGAAGCGTCGCTGCGCCGCCAGCTCGAGCGCCTCGGCGCGACGGAATACGTTCTGAACGGACTGGAACTGGCGCTCGAAGGTGAACTGATGGTCCCCGTCGGCGAGATCAACGAGGCCCGCCGCCAGGCCTGCGAAGCGCTGGATCGGGCGCGGCTCGACGATTTTCTGCCGCCGCGCCGCCCCGTGGAGAACGCCGCGGCTTCGGCGCAGCTCGAACGGGAAAATGCCGCTCTGAAAAAATTGGCCGCCGCGCGCCCCGCGGAGAAAACGCGGCTTTCCGTGTGGACCGATCGGCTCGACGGCGTGCGGGCGGCGCTCGACGGCGGCGCCGACTGGGTGATCTTCGGCGGCGACCGCTATTGCGGTAGAGACGCCGGCTTTTCCGACTGCGCCGCCGCGGTCGAACTGATCCACGCCGCCGGCAGGCGCGCCGCGCTCGGCACGCCGCGCATCGTCGCGGAACCGCAGCTGCGTCTTTTCGAAAAATTCTTGCGCCATGTCCAAGACAGCGGCGCCGACCAGCTCAACGTCCACAACCTCGGCCTCTGGCAGCTGGCGCGCGAAATGGAACTGAAAATCCCCCTGTGGGCCGACATGAGCTTGAACATCTACAACAGCCAGAGCCTGCTCTTCTGGCGCGAGAGTGGCGCCGCCGGCGCCACGCCGTCGGTCGAGCTGAACATGCCCCAGATCCGCCATCTGGCCGGCGTCAGCCCGCTGCCGCTGGAGTGTCTCGTGCAGGGCCCGGTCGAGATGATGGTGTCGGAGTACAATGTCGGCGACAGCTTCCTCGGCGGCAAGGGAAAAGACGCCGCCGGCCGCCGCGGGGAAATCTATCTGCGCGACCGCACGCGCGCGGCGTTCCGCCTGGCGAGCGACCAGTTCGGCCGTATGCACGTGCTCAACTCGCAGGATCTCTGCGCCCTCGACCTCGTGCCGCGGCTGCGGGAAATCGGCGTCGCCCGCCTGCGCATCGACG
This window harbors:
- a CDS encoding MATE family efflux transporter, which encodes MRDKKRDMTRGVIWKNLLIFFLPILAGNFFQQFYTTADAVIVGQFVGKNGLAAVDSVYSLLKLPVNFFVGLSGGAAIIVSQLFGAGKRRELLDAVHTVVAFGLAGGAVLSVLGVATAPVCLRWLDVPEDIFPSALSYVRIYYAGFVFSMLYNIGAGVLRAVGNSQTPFCVLVVSGGVNVVLDLLFVGLFRWGVSGAALATAAAQMLSALLALNALNEKNGVEGFSVRRARFHRPALRAIVCLGLPVGLQSSLYPVANMMIQGAVNRTGTNNIAAWALCGKLDFMIWLAADSLAAAISTFVAQNYGAGQFARSRRGVLVGTGMTASLVAALGAALYLWNEPLGRLFVNPSDHDVIPIMAQLMRFLSPLYFVYVFGEAFSAAIRGAGETLRPMLLTLIATCTSRVLWILFVVPRSRGLITIVASYPVSWALTAVSFAVYYRIFAGKRLMNPAEEATGSY
- a CDS encoding LysR family transcriptional regulator, whose product is MEPVEFREIAMILAVGEELSFTRAAEKNYISQPALSKIVRKVEKNLGAAIFDRGSSPLRITPEGQRFIEYFRRLEQVRHELEKYCESLRRQKKADLVIGAPSFFCTYVLPPLVASFQMEHPDFSAKLIETNDAELRELLRAGVLDLGLTVEENMPADLQSFALKSESIVLAAPRANPINARLRDFALDESDFHGGLVNEDAPCVSIGVFAGERFLFLKPGNDIRARGLKICHDAGFEPQIVMELDQLLTAYRLAEAGLGVAFIRASIPCYAGFSPDLCLYRLDHSDTQRQIRVVFNERTLANERQKSFVAYLKSCPEVR
- a CDS encoding pyridoxal phosphate-dependent aminotransferase; translation: MNIVEKFAMLGIDNAPGQESLQKSEQLDLRGEKLAGPRVDFSHGDVDAHLPTPGSFEAFSHGFFEGGAQAYTPYRGRRTVLEHVAEKLSAFNGAKIDPAQNLILTPGTQGALFLAMGANVMPGDKVAIVEPDYFANRKMVEFFGGELIPVQMDYADVSGKAGLDLAALEKAFQDGAKLFLFSNPNNPVGCVYSCEEICAIAALAKKYGAALIVDELYSRQVYPGVKYTHLAAQKEVPGNLITIIGPSKTESLSGFRLGAAFGSADVIERMEKLQAIMALRCPGYNQAVFSTWFNEPAGWMDARVAEHRRIRDDIMKVLAAAKGVSARATDGGSYLFVTIPELDVSLHAFIRVVRELADVIVTPGTEFGPQFLHQFRINFSQDHDKAVAAMKRLLAVMDRYRKNETAAKN
- a CDS encoding ABC transporter permease, whose product is MLKYVLQRISTSLLTLFVIITLTFFLMRAIPGGPFTDEKVIPPEIMEKILERYHMNDPLWKQYGHYLWNAVHFDFGPSYRYEGMTVNQLISGSFPASALVGSLAILLSLIVGIPAGIISALRRGRWQDKTAMVLATLGITIPNYVIATLMVYFFAYRWGIVTVGFWEGLPTSILPAITLAGYPAAFISRLTRSSMLEVIQQDYIRTAYSKGLRERTVVYIHALRNAIIPVVTYLGPLIAGILTGSFVVEQVFGIPGLGLFFVTSIQNRDYTTIMGVTIFFSALLVFMNLLVDICLGFIDPRIKLAK
- a CDS encoding ABC transporter ATP-binding protein; translated protein: MTGNQEILLEVTDLVKHFNVPKGVVRSVDGVSFSIRRGETLGLVGESGCGKTTTGRTIIRLYDVTSGSVRWKGHELANLSQKEMIPYRKELQMIFQDPYASLNPRMTVGDIVIEPMVIHGVPRDERIDRMRRLLSIVGLNSEHANRYPHEFSGGQRQRIGIARALAVEPECIICDEPISALDVSIQAQIVNTLEDLQHDLGLTYLFIAHDLSMVKHISDRVAVMYLGNIVEVAGSNELYTNPLHPYTQSLLSAIPVPDPDKSDARKRIQLVGEVPSPIDPPSGCKFHTRCPRAFDRCGVEAPQLAGGEHQCACWLANN
- a CDS encoding ABC transporter permease, translated to MTEKTSAEARPLRLPDLNDASLFEFVGAEEKNKAEFIRPSQTYWQDAWQRLKRDKLAMFGLFLIVCIFLMAIFGPLLSPYAYDEQDFLISNEFPSWAHPFGTDMFGRDMFVRVMYGARISLAVGLMASLINLTIGVIYGSISGFVGGRTDDVMMRIVDTIRSVPTMIYVILLMVVVGPGLKSIFITLGINYWTNMARIVRAEVMRVKNEEFVLAARVIGASPARMLLRHLIPNAMGPILVTLTFCIPQAIFAEAFLSFVGLGVSAPMASWGVLSSDAMNALMVYPYQLFFPAMAISLTILAFNFFGDGLRDALDPRLRK
- a CDS encoding peptide ABC transporter substrate-binding protein, coding for MRKRSWILAAAAALALCASACAAEKVFVYNLGVEPRTIDPVLNNATDGSTVIYNLFEGLVRVSLEDKPEPGLAKSWDVSEDGLTWTFHLRDGLKWHDGTPLTAEHFRYGLLRVVDPNVASPYAFLGFPIVNAENFYNGKCKAEDVGIRAVDNTTLELKLAYQNPLMLDHLSYHIFFPAKPEVVEAHPRDWTTSPDTILCNGPFYLTEWKHNAEMTLVKNPHYWDAENVKIDKVRVVMITDPNTALAAFKGGKIDFTKRLPSMQIPVLLKSAQAKTVNTLGVSFSVFNVTQPPFDNPLVRRAFALAVDRQGIVDKVTMAGQAPANAYIPYGLPGPEDGKDFRSAGKSYFSNRAQPEEARKLLAEAGYPDGKGFPKVTYKYNTNEGNKNIAEALQAMWKRNLGIEVELYNEEWKVFINTRFQKNYQIARHAYLVDFFDPASLMDILVSDSPENVTGYNNPEYDKLVVAARSEMDHAKRIGYLLKAEDILMQDLPVLPINYYSTPYMVSERVKGMYISPRNWDFFRGVEIVK
- a CDS encoding ABC transporter ATP-binding protein, translating into MSENILTISDLHTSFFTPVGEVKAVGGVSLKLSKGEVLGIVGESGSGKSVTMLSMLHLLGPSGKVVGGSVNFEGQELTTMNYKQMSDIRANKISMIFQDPMTSLNPVLSVSYQLCEPLIRHKHMTKAEAKKRVIELLHDVGIEPAEERIGQYPHQFSGGQRQRLMIAMALACNPDLLIADEPTTALDVTVQAQILELMKDLQKKWNTAIILITHDLGVIAGMADRVAVMYSGHVVEEGTRRDIFYRPAHPYTQGLLKSVPNPDNLTKERLIPIKGQPPDLLNPPKGCPYALRCPKAMRVCLQYPPETQFVEEGHSAACWLQRAPHGGDAR